GGAGGATCTCCTCCCTATTGTGAATAATGTTGATACGGCCACAGCGCACAAGATTGATATGAGCCCGTACACAGCGGCTGACTTCACGAATGACATGGAGCGAGTGACAGGAAAAAGGACGGACCGCGAGCTCAGCCGAGTCCTCGTCAACGATTCGAACGAAACCGTTAAGTGGCTTGCACAGAATGGTGTCCGGTTCCAGCTTTCCTTCAACCGACAGGCGTATGAGGTGAACGGTCGGATCAAGTTCTGGGGAGGCCTGGCCTTGAAGACCCAGGACGGAGGCAAAGGGCTTATTCAAGACCACCTTCGGACGGCCCAGAAACTAGGTAttgatgttttcttctcaACGGCTGCAGAGAAGTTGGCCACGGACCCAGTGACTCGTGCTGTAACGTCGGTGACGGCTGTGCACCACGGCCAAGTGAAGGTGATCAAGACCAACGCCGTGATACTCGCTGCTGGTGGCTTCGAAGCCAATCCGCGGATGAGGGCACAGTATCTGGGGCCACATTGGGACACCGCCTTAGTTCgcggtactccgtataatTTGGGCGACTGTCTTGAGATGGCCATTCGCGATGTATCAGCCAAACAAGTGGGCAACTGGTCCGGGTGTCACTGCGTGGCGTGGGACGCAAATGCACCCGCCAATACAGGAGACCGCGAGATCTCCAATGAGTTTACCAAGTCCGGCTACCCATTAGGGATCATGGTCAATCGTCAAGGCTCTCGATTTGTGGACGAAGGCTCGGATCTACGCAACTACACATATGCCATGGTCGGACGGCAGATCCTGCATCAACCGGGTCATGTTGCATTCCAAATCTGGGACTCGCGGACAATCTCCTGGCTGCGGAAGGAAGAGTATCGACCAGAAGTGGTGCAGCATATCACAGCCTCGTCGATATCAGAGCTGGCAGAGAAATGTGCGGCGGAACATGGTTTGGAAGACAAGGACCAGTTCGAGCGGACGATCCATGAGTTCAATAACGCTGTTTATGAAAGCCAACGGCTGAATGATGGCCAGCAATGGGATCCGGCCGTAAAAGACGGCCTCTCAACTCAGTCAAAAGCATGTACGCTCAGCATCCCCAAGTCCAATTGGGCGTTGCCTATCGACCAGCCTCCGTTCCTTGCTATAAAGGTCAGTGCGGGTATCACCTTTACATTTGGTGGTTTGGAGGTGAATCCAGAAACAGCTGCTGTAGTTTCGTCTACGACAAACTGTGAAATTCCCGGGCTGTACTGCGCTGGGGAGATGGTTGGGGGACTCTTCTATGACAATTATCCCGGAGGCAGTGGGTTGACGTCGGGGGCGGTTTTTGGACGCAGGGCAGGGAAAGCTGCTGCGATGGCTTCTACGATAGCTGTACGATAATGTCGCTCTCTGCGCTGACTATCGATTGATGTCGGATGCTGCACTTGGTAGTACTTGGTGTTACTCTGTGCTACCGTCTGTGCTACTTTGATATCCGATTTGGTGCTGTGCAGATGAAATGGACACTGGTTGAATTTAACTTGGGCTTGTTGTTTCACGACATTCGCTATTCTTGTTATTATCAAGGGTTatttcttctatttttccgtgttttctgttgttgtCGTTTAGTTTAAGAGATGTATGAGTCTCAGATtgatgaaaatatatatattgaggCATATCCCATTGTAACCATGTTCACACCGGCTAATAATCGGTTGAAAGGCATTCTGCTTCGTATCCATTGCATTTATGATGAACGGGAGTCTATTGATTCATGGATTTATCTGATACATTTTACACAGGAAGGTCTATCAACCTGTCCATCTACACTATTACTTACTCTTAACTATGATGAAGAATGTAGAAAGGATTACCTAAGCAGAGGAGCAACAATCGACATTATATACGAAGTACACTCTCAGTATCTGGGAACGGTTCTGTACCACCCCAGCCAAACTCAATAGAGACATTGATTGTAACCCTAGGGAACCCACTAAcatctctccttccctctgTGATGAGGAAATGCAGCACACCCATACACATGCACATTGTCACCTCCCCTGTGAACTAATCCGGGAAAAATAAATTAGATTaaattctctttctctttttttcattaCTGATTTGCCACATGTCGCCTATGCCAAGCATTCGCCCTGCAGGCCGTGTCTTGTAGTTGACTAAGTCAAAGTGCCGCGTaagccttctccatcctccttGTCATGTGTGGGCTTGGCGGCAGGGATCTGTGGGGAGAGTTCGGCCAATGGTTGAACATTCCTGGATGAGCCCTGCAGACTCAGTGGTCAACATGGAATGGTTCAGGGATTGCGTGGGATTTTGGAACGTCTGTATCAGATATGTTGTGTTGATGGCCCTCTGACTGGTTCGGAGGTCACCTCAGTCTTGTCGACTAGGGATGCGCCTACGTAGGACcctggatgatgagaataCTACCCATCTTTTTCATTTaattttatctatttatatatgCGCTGGATTGTGaggtattttttttttctgttaGATTAAATCAGATGGATTGGTAGTGGGTGATGTTTTGGTTTAGGAAGTAAGTCAACGAACTAATTAATGCGCACTAGTTAGTAAGGGTCTGAACGCTCGAGCGTTGACCTCCTAAATTGGggttttactttttattttattttatgttTATTTTATTGTTCTTACAATTTGAACTTTCATAGTAGGATTTTAGTtgaattttattttgtttGCAGTGGTGTGGATTTGGACTGGTTCGGATTGAATTGAGAGAGTTCCGCTGGACGAACGACTTCAATTGTGTCGGTACATATGCACGGAGTATAACAGCGGTACTATAGGTATTCGACGGTCCTTCGATAGCGAGTCGAAGCCCTATGACAGTTGATAGATCAGATAACCAATGTACTGTgtagaaaaaaagacgaTCTATCAGACATCCCAGTACAGAACGAGGGACGGCAAATACCGATACACAGCTATCCATCTGCAATGCAGACAGCACAGCATGGTACCCCTGCATCCTCCCCTCGCTCACCTTACCTCCGAAACATGCGCCCCTGTCTTGCGCCTGATAGGGTTGAATCGCATGGAAATAATTTCCTAGATGTGGCTGTTTTCTCCTCCTGCTCAATCTCCCTGTTTTCGTCGGCGAgaccgaaaaggaaaatagggCACCGGGTACCTCGTAGCtaaacttcttcctcgtccagTGCTGGGGGCGAGAGGTCCGAGAGGAGCGTATTACGAAGCGACTAGAAATTAACAACGattaaaatagaatatatcGCCGTCGTCGTCCGCGAAGGCAAATTTACAGCTGCAATCATCACCTCCAACGAAACTCTgaagtggagagggagaaatTGATAGTACCTGCGTTGCCCCTCGGTTCATGTGAGAGATCAGGTACCGAGCGTCACTTTTGTGTGTGTTCAGACATTTCGTATATGCACTTGTACTGTTAGCTTCGTGTTGAGATACTACACACTACGTACATGGGCATTAGTCTATGGATACTGGCGATGATTTCTTCCCGTCCCCATCGTGACCAGTGGTAGACTAGATGACGGCCCCATTCGGAAGGATCATCTCTATAACATGAAAAGGTCCCCATAGTGATACTCAGGTACAGAAGTCAccattttctattcttgtcCATGTCATTTTACCCAACTGCCCCTTCCAGTTAGTCCCAGATGCAGGGACTGCCATCCATCCCACCTGGCAGTCGTAAGCTCGAACGCTTTGATCAAGGCCTGCCTCGACCCATGTTTGCATTTTGGGGTCGAGGAAACGGGTGCCAGTCCGACCGAATCCACTGCAAGGTGACAACcactgtacggagtacatacgCAATCATTCAATCTATTTCACCGAGTATTAGCCAAAGAGGAATTTGGAATCCTGCATGTGGGTTTCAGAGTTAGTTTGGATGCACAGTGTCTGTGTGGTTTCATAGTGAAATTCCTCCATCCATCGTCTCTTCCATGGACTGAGCAGCACATGCCCACCACCGCCATTGACATACGCCAAGACCGTGGGGCTCCACTTTCTGCACACTAGATGGGTTTTTCCCGTCGGGAATCACGCCAAAGGCTTGCTGCCAGGTGAAGCTTGTTCAAGGGTCCTTGTTTGACCATTCATCCTTTGTGTCAttgaatagaaagaaacgTTAGAGATGATGTCGTAGGTTGCTACAGCCTATAATGGAAGATCTATATAGAGTGGCCGGGACGTTGAACCGCCACGAGTATCCGAACCCAATAATGAGAACCAGCCGCAAACGCAACCAGTAAGGTAAATATTatcctgaagaacaaaaaacaGGGATACCCCTGAGACCTACGTAATGCTGCTTAACCAGTAGAACGAGAGTTAATCAAACAATGGATACCCAGACCGTAGTAATGTTAACAGGTCGTTCTATTACAAGCATCACTCGACCACCCTTCTCATGGCAGCCCAATCTGACGGTTAGGGCCCAGTGATATCATGCGCGATATCATTGAACTCCAGTTAGAGTGCTGTTCTTGAAGAGGGTGGGACGCCAGCTCCGGCTCTAGTGTGGATGAACGGCGCGTTTCATCTGACTGCTAGCCGCAACCCTGAGAGTGGCAGTGTGGTGGAGCCGGGCCAGGATCGCACGCAGGGATTCAGGGTAAACGGGCTTGCGGGGGAGCgtgcattttttttttcttcctcatttcccGACGGGGGAGGTTGCCATTGACATTGGGTAATGCCATTCTTTTTTCGGTATTTTGTAAAGCGTTCTCAATTCCAAAATGCCCCCAGGGGACCCAACAGCCACCATCAAGCCCCCATTTAAACAcagccaaaagcaaaacttCCACGGCACCATACCAGAAGCAGTAAAGTGCCCCCAAAATAAGGAAAGCTTCGTGAGATGTGCACGCGTCAGCTCCTGTGGGTCCAGCCTCTCTGATTGGGTTATCGGGTCGAGCCAAGCTCGGCTATCGACTATCTGCCGTCCCTGGGGCATGTGGCTGCATCACCCTGTCTTTTCCTTAAAAATGAATCATGCCTGGTGCGCACCAATCGCGTGCGCCGTGAAATTTTCTTAGTCGCTGCCCTTTTTGCAGGAGGCTTATCTTAGTTTGGATAGGGGATGTGGGATCCACTAATAGAATATACCTATTTCAGCATAGTACTTACCATTCCAGGACTTGGTGCTAACCATGTGTGTGGTATGGATCTCGGATTGAGTTGGCTAGTAAGCCTAGCTAACCTCCTTAAACTTAGCATCTTCTTTCGAAAGAGTTTAGCACTAACCTTTCTAAGCTACTGAAATAGTATTTACCGATGTAGGCAGTTGGTCGTCGGGAATCGCGACCAATCGAGAGTGATCAATTTCCCCTAGCGGAATGTTCGTAGGCATAGCCTGCCCTTTTGGGAGGGTTAGCTGGATCGAGTAGTATTTAGTAACCTCTTGATGGAGTCAGGTGCGGTTTGGTCAACATTTTGGGGGGGCACGCGGGAGTGAACCACACCCCCTAACAGACGACAAGTTTAAATCGTAAATTAATATCCATACTGAATggaaaatttttttttggtcctCATGGTCTATCAGTTGCTCTATTAGCTTGGCGCTTCGACTGGTTCTTCCGGCCTTTCGGGGACCTCAGCGCGCGGGCTGTGATCCGTACCCCGTAGAACCTCGAGATACTAAGGTTTCTCTAGTCCGTGGAATGGAGAGATTCTGAAATTCCAGGTACACTGTTCTCTCTATGACGATGAGGGAGAAATAACTAACTACTAATGTACCAACCAGTCTGCAGACCattccaccaccatgccCAACGAGCACCCTCCCCCCCAAAATCTTAACCCAAACTTCCCTCATACATACACAATTATGTACATATACTATCCGATACTATATTCTAGGATGTAAACAATGTATCATATTAACCCCTTTCCTTTACTGGGTTCTTGCGCCCACACCGGAGACAACAACGCCAATCATGACGATCTGCCGAATGGATCTGCCAAGATGGACCCCGTGCAGATGACAGATGTTTAAAAATTTtagtgtttttttttcttttcttcttctttacctaTACCTGAATCATTGTACGTTTCATCCGGGTAAACACTTTTCTCAATTAAAGTATCGGGGATCATCAGTTCCTGAAGACTCGAACTCGACCTTCTGGAACTAAAGTGCCGATGGGCGGTCTCCATCTGCCGAGATTGTCCGCTGCGGGTGCCAAATTCTATGACTTTTGTTTAATTCCCTTTTGGGTTGTCTTGAATTGTAGTTCTTATTGTTCATGTACAGTATACGGAAGTAATCTGTCGGTATGCATGAAAGGTTTTTGAAGCCCGGATTATACATCCACCCAGCTCATGCGGACAAACACGGAATACAAAAGCCGGTGCTTACTCGGGCCCTTGGCAATGAGATAAatacgtactccgtactccgtactggtACACTTCAGCAGACTATCTATCCCCCTCAAGGGAAGCGAAATTAAAAGTCCTAAATATAACCATCTCGATGATAACGGTGTGAACTACACTGCGATAGTTCAGCTAGTGAAAGTCATCTAGCAGTCAGTGCACAGCGCAGACATCCATTCTGGCAATTCTCCCCATCGTTCATTTTACGAGTAAATAGTTACTGGAGTACTTCAGCTCCAGTGTGCACGCATagaccaccaccaccaccaccaacaacttTTACCCACCTAAACCAATTTCCCACGATATGTCGCCAAAAAAGCCACCATCTCCATAACCACCTCCCATCAAACTCAAAAAAAGCAGTAAAAAAGACCCAAACCAAAAAGTTTAGGGTTCCAgcaaaaccatcatcaacaaaTCAAGCATTGAGGCACAAGCCGCAAAGACCGCCACCAGGcccctcttcatccatcccGCACTGGATAACCTCCCCCTCACCTAAAGTGGAAAGCATTGCGGTAGACTAAAGAGCAATTCGTATCGAGTTCACTCTTTTCGACGAATGAGCGGCCCCACCGGATTTCCTGATCAGGAACCCCCGCAAAGAAATTGGGAATAGTGGTGGTTGTTTGCAGGCGGGGCGCCCATGATTCGCCAGCGGGTGGCTGGAGTTCCAGCGTTACGCGTTTTTTCACTCCTCTGATGTGCCGTGTCAAGGGGCGAGCGATTTCCTATTGGTGTGGGTTTTTGTGACCTTCCAAGAAGGGTTTAGACCTATCCCTGCTGCGTGGTGGAGCCCGGGAAGGGCAAAGTTTAAGGGCACGGCATCGCAtctccatttttcttttttttctttttctttttgattttctggTTTGCCTCCAGTCTGACTCTGACCTTAGTCTGTTAGGGTGACTGTTCGAGCTAGTCCATTTTGGGCTCTGGGTTTCTGTGGTAGAGACTAAGGATGAGACTAAAGGGGGAGAGGTCTGACTCTGACAGGAAAAGCGGTGAAGTGCTGAACCCGAATGGCTGGCGCTCCAAAATTTTGGCTTTGACAAAGCAGAGGTTACTGCGGGTCTTGGGCGGCCAAAGGAGGCAAACCAGCAGAAGAGACTGTCAACCCATGGTTAGAGCCAGAGTCAGAGTCAGAACTCAGTATCATATTAGGTGTGGTAGTGGTTGTCCACTATAGTCTGGGTTTCGTATCACACTTGTTGGACCCTTATTTTATTCTAATTTATTCTATTGTGTATTGGCAAACCCTTGGTTACTGGAGTAGGTTAAGGGTAATCCTCATTAATTTCCCAATCTGTGATAAAaataacaaccaccacacctCCATCCATGAGTTACTAACcatgctttttttttcccgcgGGTTTACGCAATACACGTCCGCTTGGGCCTCTTCCATCGCGCGGAATCCTCATTGGAATTTCGGGACTCCTACTCTGGCCATCTCCGTTTCGCCAGGAGCGGACGACACTCGACCATCACCGCGGTGGAGCAAGGTGCACGAGATATCTGAAGGCAAATTTACCGCCAGATGGCAGGTATTCCGCAATGGCTAGGATGGACTCGGATAGCAAGTGGGCTTTCGCAAAATTGGACCACTGTTCACCGCCAAGGGGGACATACACGCAAACTCTCCTCGATTCCGGTTATATTTAGAAGTAACGTCATTTCGTTTGGTGGTCATCATCTGCCATCAGGGTAAGTGTTCTGAGGATCATAATAACAATGTGTTCGTGGGTGCGGCTCGGCTTCGACTCCTATCCTGTAACGGTTTTTGACGATAGGGAGCTGTATCCGAAGGATCTCGGGATGGGTTCCGTATTCCGGAGTAGGTATAACACTGAAGTTAGGGGTTCGTTTGCCTTTGGGTACAAACGTATGGTTGGATATCCAGCCTCCGAAAAACAAAGCATAGGTATTTAGGGTTAATATTCGAGTTCAGTTAATTTAAACTACAGGGGTAACAGTCTGCAGACGTGAGAAGTTAGGAAGTATGACCTATCCTAGTTTCGTCCTTGACTCGCAGACTACtgaaatccaatccaataGAGCACATGGTGGCTATTACGAACAAACCAATAATTATCACTCACGGTATCAGAACAAAATGCATGTTCATTCAATCTCCAACTTGGGCGGAtaaacagaaaagaaagtccCCCCATCATGGCGACTCCATAGCTTCTCaaatgattttcctttttaattTAGACTCGCTGAGGTTCCTCATAACCTTAGTGGACTAGCGCCCACCACCCAATACTCTCACTACTCAACTAGCCACCACACTAGGAAGATCCAATTTGCCTCTTCGCGAAAGGCTGAAGAAAATCGAAATGTAAATCCTTAAGCTTGACTCCACGCTAACAAACTTGTCGCCCTAGCACGATCTAACTAACAGTATGCGTACCTTTCCCACGCCTATCCTCATCACCTGGCTTGCCTCGTGCTCAGTCGTGTGGGCTCCCTGACCCACGTTCTTCTGCTTTACTCTGAGTTCCGATCAGAGTTGGTTCTATTCGGGTTCCGCGGATGGTTCCCCTATTGTTTGTTGGGTtgtgattttcttttcttgtttcttttctttttttcttggttcCTTCTGGTTGTCAATCCGGATCGCCTCCAATTTGCGATCTTATCGATACTACGTAGTGTACACACAAAATAGCGTCGTTCAAACTACGAAAGCCACAGATGTAACCACCCTCTGCCTACCCCATAGACAATGGATCCGAGCACCACCTCGGAAATGTTCTCCAGCCTATGGCGACCCGAGTCGCTCATCCCTCACAATAAACCCATGCAAGCGGACTGAGCGACaggggagaaaaaaacaagaaaacataAATTAGTGGATCCTTGCATCGACAGTGATCCGCTTCTCCTTCGCTTGGAGAACATCGATGTGGACGGACAGCAGAAACTTTAACTAAGCTAGTCGATGAGTTGTGCCTATCAGATTGGGCGTCTGCTAAGGCGCCCCAGTCGAGTGGTCGCAGAtgtcaattttcttcttttttgttttctttggttcgGGGACTTGCTTATCCACTTGACATGTTGTTTTCCGTGATGTATTGTGGGTTGCGGGTTTAGTTTTCCTGAGTGCCATGTtatgatatgatatgttAAGTGGGAGAGACTATCGATCGTGAAGAAATAGTTATGGTCTAGCGTTATGTTTATTAGATTAATTTGTTGGTTCTCTTTTACTCTACCCTTTCGATCTAGTTCTTTTTAGTTTCTGTACACTTGGTTCACTGTGTATGAGagttcaagaaagtcaagatgTCAACCAAGGTTGGTCGTGGCAAAAGCGGGAAAAGATGGAAATCCCCCCCGCTTGTCGGAGTTGCGCCGAAATATCCAGACAGGTTTTTGTACTGCACGCAACGGATTATTTCCCGAACGCTGGGGATCTTCAAGATAGCATTTGCGATTTGCAGTAGCTGCAGATTTTCCTCGAGCTATGCCTTGTGATTGTCGATGATaatctttgctttttttcgatcttctggatctggGAATATCCTTACCTAGAGGTTTGACGTTGTGGAGTTCCATATAGGCTTCAGGATAAGGGAAAAGTACAGTTGGAAATACTTGTATGTAGTTGTATCGGATTCTTTTCCAGTCCACATGGATGGAAACAATATATCGTGCTGTACCGCCCGGCAATCTACCGACCGGGTTTTCCCCTTCATGGCGCATTTTACTTTTCGATCGCAAGCCACCGTGCAAAGGTTCCGTGGTCGAGAGCATGTACCCTCGGTCCGTGGGAAAGGGAATAAGAGATGCAACGCATTGGTCGCAACCTCGGCGTGGAATTGAATGCCATTATTCTAGGAGCTTTGTCCCATCGTGCAGAATGTCACCATCAACTTTTTTCCTCGAGTACTCTCTCGAGGTTGTAGGGCCCCATTAGCGAGCGAACTAAGTAGGAAAAACTCTCCACACCGACGTCAGAGCGGGAAGAGAACATCCACTAGCGGTGCCAACCAAGTGAGGATGATAGAACACATCACACGCAACTTGACATCCACTTTCTATCTAGAAAGAAGTATAGTGGGTATGGGCTTGCAGATGGTATCATCGGTAAGTGGCTTGGGATGGTGCCTCTTCCATCACTGGACGTaaggatgtatgtatgctGTATGtggcatgtatgtacaatgacGCGCCGTTCGAGCTCGGGGTATTTCACCACGAGAGATTGGAGCGCAATCCGTTTTCATGACAATAGATTGGTGAACACGCGGGAAGAGCATGATCTCTGCAGAACGAGTGCCGGGTGTAACGCTTTGTGTCTGTTATGCCGTCATTGTGCAGGCATTTTAATATTGTACTCTTCTTAATGTTCattattttttactttatttaatttttgttgttgttcgcTCCCCCCTCTTTTGCTTCAATCGCTTAACGCTTGTACGTATGGAGTATATTCCGAATGGATTGAGGTATTCAAACAGAGTTCATGTGTGTGTGTCCGTGTCCTAAAACTACCTCACCTCCGAGATTTAACTCACTCCATGGATGGTAGTTCATATGCATGCGGATGGCATGAATGATAACCTACCATACCCTAAACAGACAGACTACTACCCTATTCAACCTAAATTGCCTATTTTGTCTATCACCTAATGCTCCCCTCaacttcccctccccctcgATTCACTCCAGGGCTTCGTATAAGCAAGGCAAAACCACCACCTCGCCGcatgtatgcatgtatgtatgtacatgctaCCAAAAGAATGGAGTACGCGGCCGGCATTTGCAGCATGAATCACACAGCACCATGAGGGGGAAATAGGAATGTTCGTCAAAGCTCCTAACACCTATGCAGCTCTCTGTATGCACGTGCTCCATACCGAAGGACGGACATGCCACTACATGATCTCGCAGGCTGGCTTTTTTCCATCGTAGCCTCAGAGAGTCAAACCGGAATAGTAAAAAGTAAGGTAAAGTTACCAGAGTCAGGTGGATGGGCGTGCGAATCAGAGGTCCTCGAAGGAGTATTACCGGTATTACCGCCGTCACTGCAGCCCGCAAGCACACTGCAGGTTGCCAGGAGGCCaactcatcatcctccccgAGCCAATGGGCCAATCGCTGTGCGCGAAGCTTCGGGACTGGAGTCTTGGCCTTTACTGGACTTTGTGATGGTCTGCTGAGGAATGCGTGCTGGgattattattttttattctttttatggATTTCAATTTTGTGTTTATTTTCGATCATTATAGATTTCTTAATGGTTTTGTTGATTTATTGTCTTTCATATCTCTGTAGCTCTTGTGTATACATCTATCTTCAGGACAATACAGTACGGCTCGGTAATCTTCGGGAGGCTTGAACTTCGATGGGTTGGGAATGGAAGAATCCGACAAAGGACTCCgtaaaatagagaaaaagggacagaaaatcaatcaatcagtgTACAGCAAGTGGAGCTTCAGAACTAAGAGAGGACCCACCAACCCAGCACTACTTTCTCACTGGGAGCTTTTTTATCTCCAGTCGGCCAGCGAGAAAGTCTCCCCCACGGAACGGGTATACCCTTTGACGCATCTTTGTGatctccctcttccccgcTACCTTGAAACACACCCAACTCTCAAGGGCTCACGGCGAACCTTGGTCGCTGCATCTAAGCTCAAGTCTTGGCGTTGCCTGCGCCAGTGGATTTTTTTACATTTTTCTGACCCTTTCTGACTTTCTGCCCACGCTTTCCTGCTTTGGTGCTGGTTGCCCCCTCCAGACACACTACTTGCTAGAGACACGGCACAAACTGTCTCCCCCGCCGCGCCCCCTTTACACTAAACATTCAGCATTGGCTGTGAGGGAGCTTTCTTTCCCTAGTGCTAGTGGTCGACATCTCTTGTGTTCAGCCCACCGCCCCTGATGATTATTCGCGCACACACTCCCTCACACACCACACAGACGACAAGTACTATGTGACATACGGTGTACGTACGCGTGTAGTCGGACTCCAtacctctctctctcctgagAGGGTATCCGTAGTTTTAGCCAGAGGATGCTTTTTCGACTCCATATGTCTTTTACTTCACTGTCTCTGCGGAAAACCCACATTGattccctcctttttttttattatgatattttgttttatttatttatttttttttattatcgATTCTCATGTTCCTTTCGGCTCCGTCCTGTATGGCTAACCAAACATCACCGACGCCTTTTATTAGATagtactactccgtagagtCATGATGTTATCGTAGCTTACGCACAGCCTATAGAATCCAATCCAAATaggaaagaataagaatgatTGCTACTATACTTTTCCGATGCCGGAGTTTCAGATGTTTCCCCTATGCCTCCTACTCCCCTGCTTTCGTTCAGATTGAGAGGGAGTCTTGGGGTTGGTTAATTTATCGCGATTTGTCATGGATCTTACTTCTGAAACAGATGTCGTTTAATTTTCAAGTCTaattctctttttccttctttctttttaagATTATCATAATGAGTAAACAATATTACAATGAGGATTATGATGTTCatgttgaagacgatggaatTTGCCCATGGgtaaaaatagaaaataagCAATTGGGTTTTTTGGTTTTAATTTCCCGTGAAATTAGGGTGTTAGACTTTTTGGAGAACTAAGGGAAATGAGTTCTTTCCTATAATTCGAGATTATAGAGAGAGTGGGTGTGAGGATTGGAGATGTGTAGGAAACAATATTCAATAtggataaaaaaaaataaaataaaataagcAAATATTTAGATAGTAAAATAACCactttcccctctctcttacatagaggagaaaagaaaaataagagag
The sequence above is a segment of the Aspergillus oryzae RIB40 DNA, chromosome 3 genome. Coding sequences within it:
- a CDS encoding uncharacterized protein (succinate dehydrogenase/fumarate reductase, flavoprotein subunit), which translates into the protein MALPSHCDVLVIGGGNAGFCAAISAVQSGAQKVIIIDKCPENWAGGNSYFTAGAFRTTHGGLEDLLPIVNNVDTATAHKIDMSPYTAADFTNDMERVTGKRTDRELSRVLVNDSNETVKWLAQNGVRFQLSFNRQAYEVNGRIKFWGGLALKTQDGGKGLIQDHLRTAQKLGIDVFFSTAAEKLATDPVTRAVTSVTAVHHGQVKVIKTNAVILAAGGFEANPRMRAQYLGPHWDTALVRGTPYNLGDCLEMAIRDVSAKQVGNWSGCHCVAWDANAPANTGDREISNEFTKSGYPLGIMVNRQGSRFVDEGSDLRNYTYAMVGRQILHQPGHVAFQIWDSRTISWLRKEEYRPEVVQHITASSISELAEKCAAEHGLEDKDQFERTIHEFNNAVYESQRLNDGQQWDPAVKDGLSTQSKACTLSIPKSNWALPIDQPPFLAIKVSAGITFTFGGLEVNPETAAVVSSTTNCEIPGLYCAGEMVGGLFYDNYPGGSGLTSGAVFGRRAGKAAAMASTIAVR
- a CDS encoding uncharacterized protein (predicted protein), whose translation is MGGLSFLFIRPSWRLNEHAFCSDTMMTTKRNDVTSKYNRNRGEFAYISCTLLHRGDGRVSSAPGETEMARSLLLVCLLWPPKTRSNLCFVKAKILERQPFGFSTSPLFLSESDLSPFSLILSLYHRNPEPKMD